The following coding sequences lie in one Oncorhynchus kisutch isolate 150728-3 linkage group LG17, Okis_V2, whole genome shotgun sequence genomic window:
- the LOC109908174 gene encoding glucose-induced degradation protein 8-B homolog produces MSIMNYAEKSEDITKDEWMDKLNNVHIQRADMNRLIMNYLVTEGFKEAAEKFRMESGIEPSVDLDSLDERIKIRELILKGQIQEAIALINSLHPELLDTKRYLYFHLQQQHLIELIRLQETESALEFAQTQLAEQGEESRECLTEMERTLALLAFDNPEESPFGDLLNMMQRQKVWSEVNQAVLDYENRESTPKLAKLLKLLLWAQNELDQKKVKYPKMTDLSKGTIEDPK; encoded by the exons ATGTCAATTATGAATTACGCGGAAAAGTCAGAAGATATTACTAAAGATGAATGGATGGACAAACTGAACAATGTACACATACAGAGGGCGGACATGAACCGGCTCATTATGAATTACCTTGTGACAG AGGGCTTTAAAGAGGCAGCCGAGAAGTTTCGGATGGAGTCTGGGATCGAGCCCAGTGTGGACCTGGACTCTCTAGATGAGAGGATAAAGATTAGAGAGCTGATCCTGAAGGGACAGATACAGGAGGCCATCGCACTCATCAACAGCTTACACCCAGAGCTGCTTGACACCAAACGCTACCTGTACTTTCACCTGCAG CAACAGCACTTGATTGAGTTAATCAGGCTGCAGGAGACAGAGTCTGCATTGGAGTTTGCCCAGACACAGCTGGCAGAGCAGGGGGAGGAGAGCCGTGAGTGcctgacagagatggagaggacgCTGGCTCTTCTTGCCTTCGACAACCCAGAAGAGTCGCCCTTTGGAGACCTGCTTAACATGATGCAGCGACAGaag GTGTGGAGTGAGGTGAACCAGGCTGTGCTGGACTATGAGAACAGGGAGTCAACACCCAAACTGGCCAAGCTACTCAAGCTGCTGTTATGGGCTCAGAACGAGCTGGACCAGAAGAAAGtcaaataccccaaaatgacagaCCTCAGCAAAGGCACTATTGAGGATCCCAAGTGA
- the LOC109908177 gene encoding dnaJ homolog subfamily C member 5 isoform X2: protein MAAQEQARQRSLSTSGESLYIVLGIDKLATPDDIKKSYRKLALKFHPDKNPDNPEASDKFKEINNAHAILNDPTKRNIYDKYGSLGLYVAEQFGEENVNTYFVLSSWWAKALFVFCGLATGCYFCCCLCCCCNCCCGKCKPRPPEGQEPDFYVSPEDLEAQMQSDERGEIDCLL, encoded by the exons ATGGCAGCACAAGAACAGGCAAGGCAGCGCTCACTCTCCACCTCTGGTGAATCACTCTACATTGTGCTTGGCATTGACAAGCTAGCCACTCCCGACGATATCAAGAAATCCTACAG AAAACTTGCATTGAAATTCCACCCTGATAAGAACCCAGATAACCCGGAAGCTTCTGACAAGTTTAAGGAGATCAACAATGCCCATGCCATTCTGAACGACCCCACCAAGCGGAACATCTATGACAAGTACGGCTCCCTGGGACTGTACGTGGCTGAGCAGTTTGGCGAGGAGAACGTGAACACCTACTTTGTCCTGTCCAGCTGGTGGGCTAAG GCCTTGTTTGTGTTCTGTGGCCTGGCCACTGGCTGCTACTTCTGTTGTTGCCTGTGTTGCTGCTGTAACTGCTGCTGTGGGAAGTGTAAACCGCGGCCTCCAGAGGGCCAGGAGCCTGACTTCTATGTGTCCCCTGAGGACCTGGAGGCCCAGATGCAGTCTGATGAGAGAGGTGAGATCGACTGCTTATTGT ag
- the LOC109908177 gene encoding dnaJ homolog subfamily C member 5 isoform X1 — translation MAAQEQARQRSLSTSGESLYIVLGIDKLATPDDIKKSYRKLALKFHPDKNPDNPEASDKFKEINNAHAILNDPTKRNIYDKYGSLGLYVAEQFGEENVNTYFVLSSWWAKALFVFCGLATGCYFCCCLCCCCNCCCGKCKPRPPEGQEPDFYVSPEDLEAQMQSDEREAGGEAILVQPSATETTQLTSDGHHSTYQTDMGFN, via the exons ATGGCAGCACAAGAACAGGCAAGGCAGCGCTCACTCTCCACCTCTGGTGAATCACTCTACATTGTGCTTGGCATTGACAAGCTAGCCACTCCCGACGATATCAAGAAATCCTACAG AAAACTTGCATTGAAATTCCACCCTGATAAGAACCCAGATAACCCGGAAGCTTCTGACAAGTTTAAGGAGATCAACAATGCCCATGCCATTCTGAACGACCCCACCAAGCGGAACATCTATGACAAGTACGGCTCCCTGGGACTGTACGTGGCTGAGCAGTTTGGCGAGGAGAACGTGAACACCTACTTTGTCCTGTCCAGCTGGTGGGCTAAG GCCTTGTTTGTGTTCTGTGGCCTGGCCACTGGCTGCTACTTCTGTTGTTGCCTGTGTTGCTGCTGTAACTGCTGCTGTGGGAAGTGTAAACCGCGGCCTCCAGAGGGCCAGGAGCCTGACTTCTATGTGTCCCCTGAGGACCTGGAGGCCCAGATGCAGTCTGATGAGAGAG aggcTGGTGGTGAAGCAATCTTGGTGCAGCCATCAGCGACAGAGACCACCCAGTTGACGTCAGATGGTCACCATTCTACCTATCAGACCGACATGGGCTTCAACTAA
- the LOC109908173 gene encoding solute carrier family 17 member 9, with protein sequence MALWQIFGETKHNLEVPEKNIPNKVFAHNGSEGEEPQRQTAIWPRPLAQKWTVTLFLGTCLLYCARMAMPICAVNMATTFGWSKTQSGVVMGGFFWGYCFTQVLGGHVSDRIGGERVLLLATTSWASITACTPLLAQLGISSLTSMTVARFLMGLLQGVHYPSLASLCSQRVDEGERGFLMSTMGSGSYMGTLMVGGLGSAMLERYGWESVFYGAGLLSGLWSLTVWRFLLRGQMNTIQVLSSHGSSSGLSKKRWLKMFKQPSVCAMVFAHLCFSSTCYSLMSWLPTFFKDTYPHAKGWVCNVIPWLVAIASALFGGIISDHLIQQGFRTSSVRKMMQFMSMGVSSVFLLLLCRPLSFPSAVIFVSAAMGLATFNSSGVSVNVQDLAPSCAGALFGFMNMCGAFTGLVLVYVSGYLIEVTASWGYVFSLFTMVNTMGLGVFLMFGEANRVDLWNLSAVTRV encoded by the exons ATGGCATTGTGGCAAATATTTGGTGAAACTAAACATAACTTGGAAGTTCCCGAGAAAAATATTCCTAACAAAGTATTCGCACACAATGGTTCGGAGGGAGAGGAACCACAGCGGCAGACTGCGATATGGCCCAG ACCATTGGCTCAAAAGTGGACGGTGACGCTCTTCTTGGGCACATGTCTCCTTTACTGTGCCAGGATGGCCATGCCAATCTGTGCTGTCAACATGGCCACCACATTTGGCTGGAGCAAGACGCAGTCTGGTGTGGTAATGGGGGGCTTCTTTTGGGGTTACTGCTTCACTCAGGTGCTGGGAGGTCATGTCAGCGACAG AATTGGTGGTGAACGGGTCCTACTTCTTGCCACTACATCCTGGGCTTCCATTACAGCATGCACCCCTCTGTTGGCACAACTCGGCATCAGTTCCCTCACCTCCATGACGGTGGCCAGATTCCTTATGGGGCTATTACAAG GTGTCCACTACCCCTCTTTGGCCAGTCTTTGTTCCCAACGAGTGGATGAAGGGGAAAGAGGCTTTCTGATGAGTACCATGGGCAGTGGCTCTTATATGGG AACACTGATGGTGGGAGGACTGGGGTCCGCGATGTTGGAACGCTATGGCTGGGAGAGTGTGTTCTATGGCGCTGGTCTGCTCTCGGGACTGTGGTCATTGACTGTGTGGAGATTTCTACTGAGAG GTCAAATGAACACAATCCAAGTGCTGTCAAGCCATGGATCCAGTTCGGGTCTGTCAAAGAAACGCTGGCTAAAAATGTTCAAACAGCCCTCTGTGTG TGCCATGGTCTTTGCTCACCTATGCTTCAGCAGTACTTGTTACTCATTGATGTCATGGCTACCAACCTTTTTCAAAGATACATATCCGCACGCCAAG GGATGGGTGTGTAACGTAATTCCATGGTTGGTTGCAATCGCATCTGCGCTCTTTGGAGGCATAATTTCGGATCACCTCATTCAGCAGG GATTTCGAACATCATCTGTTAGGAAGATGATGCAG tTCATGTCCATGGGTGTGTCCAGTGTGTTCCTCCTGCTACTCTGCAGGCCACTCTCATTCCCTTCCGCTGTGATCTTTGTCTCTGCTGCTATGGGCCTCGCCACCTTCAACAGcag TGGTGTGTCTGTGAATGTACAGGACCTAGCCCCATCGTGCGCTGGAGCCTTGTTTG GATTTATGAATATGTGTGGAGCTTTCACAG GTCTGGTGCTGGTCTATGTTTCTGGATACCTGATTGAGGTCACAGCTTCCTGGGGTTACGTGTTCTCACTCTTCACAATGGTGAATACCATGGGCCTCGGAGTATTCCTCATGTTTGGAGAAGCCAACCGTGTGGACTTGTGGAATTTGTCTGCAGTCACTCGTGTATGA